One Gadus chalcogrammus isolate NIFS_2021 chromosome 22, NIFS_Gcha_1.0, whole genome shotgun sequence genomic window carries:
- the LOC130375538 gene encoding toll-like receptor 13 isoform X1, which produces MKTNIAMPFRGICFCSFGILYLFLNNLIFPTASYTLKNCRVTQNSQAICRNTSMKVFPKYIPARVTSIDLSGNNISTLNKTDLENVPNLLRLDMKSNRISKIESATFVVQISLKVLILNNNSLCNLQEGMFDGLVNLMELYLASNQIQTVAPASFKTLSKLTILDLGHNKLRHLTNFFLQHTPHLQNLYIPANKMSTFNSWELSNKSTELIILDLSQNEIMYFRLSAGIFPKLKTLYLEDGIKNGIVWEVNDKSYLSSVVKLDISGVRNSIHGLQEVLETFNSSSSLRHLQLNHINNNLQVLINVSCKILKLSSFEIRNNGIKSITSDMLHLCTYLKILDLGMNEITTISENSFQSLRQLNTLIIESNCLTSVPNAVRKSKISKLDLSCNNINVLGCDDFANMIHLRVLYLYNNPLLALNDCVFKDLVNLNKLMLQNSSIDQLNGAFKKNTPNLKTLSLLNNKLTVLDHGEFKALSSLQTLTLKGNKLKQLNDGTFFGLASLTNLNLESNKITEITNATFGDLKALKTLNLQSNQIKYASVEPIPFPPFAELSQLDTLFISAQSRPHKWSNFPQNFLQGLTNLSILYMQSNHLRSVHPHTFNYTPNLNVLHLSKNFFFLTDIPDNLFSPIQKLKSLYISMTNLRSLDFLLHSNLTELELLQVGYNIFSVIREPVMLSLPALTDLDMQGNSFTCNCDNAWFLQWVITNKQTQVFNAYNFECSYPPNLKGRKLLQIDVRSCTVDTDFICYISTACVVIVTLAVSLTHHFLQWHLVYAYYLMLAFLYNSKNKDKRAHQYDAFVSYNANDEGWVLGELLPKLEDEQGWRLCLHHRDFQPGKPIMENITDAIYGSRKTICVVSHDYLESEWCSREIQVASFRLFDEQKDVLILVFLEDIPMQQLSPYYRMRRLLKRQTYLSWSRADAHPNLFWEKLRQALETQEHPMGEHILLTVEDGPPGERPDQ; this is translated from the exons ATGAAAACGAATATTGCGATGCCGTTTAGGggaatttgtttttgttcatttggaatattatatttatttttgaacaatTTGATTTTCCCAACTGCTAGTTACACGCTGAAGAACTGCAGGGTCACACAGAACTCACAGGCCATCTGTCGGAATACCAGTATGAAAGTATTTCCAAAGTACATTCCAGCAAGAGTCACAAGCATAGACCTTTCTGGAAACAACATTTCTAcactaaataaaacagattTGGAAAATGTACCAAATCTGTTGCGCTTGGACATGAAAAGCAACAGGATCTCCAAGATTGAATCTGCCACTTTTGTGGTTCAAATCTCTCTAAAGGTGTTAATTTTAAACAACAATAGCCTTTGTAATCTACAGGAAGGTATGTTTGATGGATTAGTCAATCTCATGGAATTGTATCTGGCTTCCAATCAGATCCAAACTGTAGCACCAGCCTCTTTCAAGACTCTGAGCAAGCTTACGATTTTGGACCTAGGCCATAACAAACTGCGCCACTTAACAAACTTCTTCTTACAACATACACCACATTTACAAAACCTGTACATTCCAGCAAACAAAATGTCCACTTTTAATTCATGGGAGCTGTCAAATAAGTCTACAGAACTTATTATCCTTGATTTGTCTCAGAATGAGATTATGTATTTTAGGCTCAGTGCAGGTATCTTTCCCAAACTCAAAACGTTGTACCTTGAGGATGGTATAAAGAATGGCATAGTTTGGGAGGTGAATGACAAATCGTACCTTAGCAGTGTGGTTAAACTCGATATCAGTGGGGTTCGCAACTCGATTCATGGACTGCAGGAAGTGCTAGAGAcatttaactcctcctcctcactgaggCATCTGCAGTTAAACCATATAAATAACAACCTGCAAGTTCTCATCAATGTTTCCTGCAAAATCCTAAAGCTGAGCTCTTTTGAAATTCGAAATAACGGCATCAAATCTATTACATCAGACATGCTGCACTTGTGTACTTATCTGAAAATATTAGACTTGGGGATGAATGAGATAACTACGATCTCTGAGAATTCGTTTCAATCTCTTAGGCAGCTGAACACTTTAATCATAGAGTCTAACTGTCTCACATCGGTCCCCAATGCTGTAAGGAAAAGTAAAATCTCAAAACTGGATCTCAGCTGCAATAACATCAATGTTCTTGGCTGTGATGATTTTGCCAATATGATCCATCTCAGGGTTCTCTATCTATACAATAATCCTCTCTTGGCACTCAATGATTGTGTTTTCAAAGATTTGGtcaatttaaataaattaatgttGCAAAACAGCAGCATTGATCAATTAAACGGCGCCTTCAAAAAAAACACGCCAAATCTTAAAACTCTTTCTTTGTTGAACAATAAACTCACTGTTCTAGATCATGGAGAATTTAAAGCTCTTAGTTCCCTCCAGACTTTGACATTAAAAGggaataaattaaaacaacttAATGATGGGACATTTTTTGGACTGGCCAGTCTTACAAATCTTAATCttgaatcaaataaaataactgaAATTACAAATGCTACTTTTGGTGATTTGAAAGCTTTAAAGACATTGAATTTGCAGAGCAATCAAATTAAATATGCATCGGTAGAGCCTATTCCGTTTCCACCATTTGCTGAGCTTTCACAGCTAGATACTTTGTTTATTTCAGCTCAAAGCAGACCTCATAAGTGGTCCAACTTCCCTCAAAACTTTCTGCAAGGCCTGACAAATCTGTCAATACTATATATGCAAAGTAACCATCTTAGATCCGTGCACCCACACACCTTCAACTATACTCCTAATTTGAATGTGCTTCATTTGTctaaaaattttttttttttaacagacatTCCCGACAATTTGTTTTCCCCAATTCAAAAGCTAAAAAGTCTTTACATTTCAATGACAAACCTGAGGTCTCTAGATTTTCTGCTCCATTCTAACCTCACAgagctggagttgttgcagGTGGGGTATAATATCTTTTCTGTGATTAGAGAGCCAGTGATGCTGTCTCTGCCAGCACTTACTGACCTGGATATGCAGGGTAATAGCTTCACCTGTAACTGTGACAATGCGTGGTTCCTCCAATGGGTAATCACCAACAAGCAAACACAAGTGTTTAATGCGTACAACTTTGAATGCAGCTACCCTCCAAACCTTAAAGGTAGAAAACTGTTGCAGATTGACGTCCGTTCTTGTACAGTAGACACAGACTTCATCTGTTATATTTCCACGGCATGCGTGGTCATCGTGACTTTAGCAGTCTCCTTAACCCACCATTTCCTGCAATGGCATCTGGTCTACGCGTACTACCTCATGCTGGCGTTCCTCTACAACTCAAAGAACAAGGACAAGCGTGCTCATCAGTATGACGCCTTCGTCTCCTACAACGCAAACGACGAGGGCTGGGTGCTGGGGGAGCTGCTGCCCAAGCTGGAGGACGAGCAGGGCTGGAGACTGTGTCTGCACCACCGAGACTTCCAGCCAG GTAAACCCATCATGGAAAACATTACAGACGCCATCTATGGCAGCCGGAAGACCATCTGTGTGGTCAGTCACGATTACCTGGAGAGTGAATGGTGCTCCAGAGAGATCCAGGTTGCCAG